The Faecalibacterium prausnitzii genome includes a window with the following:
- a CDS encoding alpha/beta fold hydrolase, with protein MSQMIDFTLPSSAPGRMLHAFRCVPEGEVRAIVQLSHGMVEFIDRYKPLAEYLAARGILVTGNDHLGHGGSIRTKADYGYFAEPDGNRAVLDDLHAMTVLTKKLYPGVPYFLLGHSMGSFYARQYLCEWGSELDGAIILGTGFQPKALVAFARTVCRVLAVFFGWQHRSRLVAELSFLGYNKGLEGRTTHDWLNRDPAEVDKYLADERCTFTFTLNAYYSMFTGILRLYDPAFLARMPKDLPVLFLAGDADPVGERSAGVRRAVQSMKDAGMRDVQVKFYPGARHELLVETNRAEVFADIGDFVERHLP; from the coding sequence ATGAGCCAGATGATCGATTTTACGCTGCCGTCGAGCGCACCGGGGCGGATGCTTCATGCGTTCCGCTGTGTGCCGGAGGGCGAAGTGCGCGCCATCGTACAGCTCTCGCACGGGATGGTGGAGTTCATCGACCGCTACAAGCCGCTGGCCGAGTACCTCGCCGCACGGGGCATCCTCGTGACCGGAAACGACCATCTGGGCCATGGCGGGTCCATCCGGACCAAGGCCGACTACGGCTATTTTGCCGAGCCGGACGGCAACCGGGCAGTGCTGGATGACCTTCACGCCATGACGGTTCTGACGAAAAAGCTCTACCCCGGTGTGCCGTATTTCCTGCTGGGCCACAGCATGGGCTCGTTCTATGCACGGCAGTATCTGTGCGAGTGGGGCAGTGAGCTGGACGGTGCCATCATCCTGGGGACCGGCTTCCAGCCGAAAGCGCTGGTCGCGTTTGCCCGCACGGTCTGCCGGGTGCTGGCGGTCTTTTTCGGCTGGCAGCATCGCAGCAGGCTGGTGGCGGAGCTTTCGTTCCTGGGCTACAACAAGGGGCTGGAGGGCCGCACCACCCACGACTGGCTCAACCGCGACCCTGCCGAGGTGGACAAGTACCTCGCCGATGAGCGGTGCACCTTCACGTTTACGCTGAATGCCTATTACAGCATGTTCACGGGCATCCTGCGGCTGTACGACCCGGCCTTTCTGGCCCGGATGCCGAAAGATCTGCCGGTACTCTTCCTGGCCGGTGATGCCGACCCGGTGGGCGAGCGCAGCGCGGGCGTCCGGCGGGCCGTGCAGAGCATGAAGGATGCCGGGATGCGGGATGTGCAGGTCAAGTTCTACCCCGGTGCCCGGCACGAGCTTCTGGTGGAGACGAACCGGGCCGAAGTCTTTGCCGACATCGGCGATTTTGTGGAACGGCACCTTCCCTGA
- a CDS encoding AbrB/MazE/SpoVT family DNA-binding domain-containing protein, whose amino-acid sequence MKSTGIVRGIDALGRIVLPKELRTSMKLETDAKLEIFVDGDAIVLKKYRPKGSCDFCGTVDERAVQFAGYCICSACRKKIGAL is encoded by the coding sequence ATGAAAAGTACAGGAATCGTTCGCGGGATCGATGCGCTGGGGCGGATCGTTCTGCCCAAGGAGCTGCGCACCAGCATGAAGCTGGAAACGGATGCAAAGCTCGAAATCTTCGTTGATGGAGACGCCATCGTCCTCAAAAAGTACCGCCCGAAGGGAAGCTGCGACTTCTGCGGGACCGTCGATGAGCGGGCCGTGCAGTTCGCAGGCTACTGCATCTGCTCCGCCTGCCGGAAGAAGATCGGTGCCCTCTGA
- a CDS encoding conjugal transfer protein TraD, with translation MKLKFTHKTWYFFLLCAAAASMLNGFAVLGGMDFSFLEMAAFCITGITLLFLAAEKGSPAKDKRNYFGLFVVLMLSYMGRGWAAYICSALVWPGLLGYEYQKGRPIQRQLQLVGAAEVLHLLFVLLTVYGGMAGLSFWANLLWVLLACARGWAALSLYKMQEDA, from the coding sequence ATGAAACTGAAATTCACCCACAAGACCTGGTACTTTTTCCTGCTGTGCGCAGCGGCGGCATCCATGCTGAACGGCTTTGCCGTGCTGGGCGGGATGGACTTCTCCTTTTTGGAGATGGCGGCATTCTGCATCACCGGCATCACCCTGCTGTTTCTGGCAGCGGAAAAAGGAAGCCCGGCCAAAGACAAGCGCAATTACTTCGGTCTCTTCGTGGTGCTGATGCTCAGCTATATGGGCCGGGGCTGGGCGGCATACATCTGCTCGGCGCTGGTCTGGCCCGGCCTGCTGGGCTACGAATACCAGAAGGGCAGACCCATTCAGCGGCAGCTGCAGCTGGTAGGCGCGGCAGAGGTGCTCCATCTGCTCTTTGTTCTGCTGACGGTCTACGGCGGCATGGCGGGCCTGAGCTTCTGGGCGAACCTGCTCTGGGTGCTGCTGGCCTGCGCCCGCGGCTGGGCCGCATTGAGCCTGTACAAGATGCAGGAGGACGCATGA
- a CDS encoding recombinase family protein has translation MTAVIYARYSSDSQREASIEGQLRDCKDYAEKNGITVVGTYIDRAYSAKTDDRPDFQRMIKDSAKKIFDVVLVWKLDRFARNRFDAVNYKYQLEKNGVHLVSVMEPISQGPEGIMVESMLIGMAEYYSAELALKVARGERENALQCKYNGGVVPLGFTIGKEDRLYHIDPETAPIVQEIFSRYADGEPAEKIAASLNERGLRTRTGKPFVKNSFFQIFRNRRYIGEYRYKDIVTPGGIPAIVDQDLFDRVQQRFEQNRIAHGRPAKEDVSYLLTTKLFCGKCGTLMGGESGTSHMGNTYYYYKCGNAKRHGKAHCDLKAIRKEPLERFVVETAIKVIFSDEIIERLIDLVMDAQQQENTRLPVLKDQLRDTEKRLANLLEAIEQGILTPTTKQRLDELEARKEALNTSILEEELKKPVLTREWIRFWLEKFRKGDVGSTEHQRQIIDTFVNSVYVFDDRVVLNFNFTDDAKTVTREEVLGSSAVDNAPPSPHEKRHLAMRCLFSSSEHPSRSHGNAAQGRCRSTKSPMSAKTSARFVSTRSSCRAPG, from the coding sequence ATGACCGCCGTGATCTACGCCCGCTATTCATCTGACAGCCAGAGAGAAGCGTCCATTGAAGGACAGCTGCGCGACTGCAAGGACTACGCCGAGAAGAACGGTATCACCGTGGTCGGCACCTACATCGACCGTGCCTACTCTGCCAAGACGGATGACCGCCCGGACTTCCAGCGGATGATTAAGGACAGCGCAAAGAAAATCTTCGACGTAGTTCTGGTCTGGAAGCTGGACCGCTTTGCCCGGAACCGATTCGATGCCGTGAACTACAAGTACCAGCTGGAAAAGAACGGTGTCCATCTGGTGTCTGTCATGGAACCCATCTCGCAGGGGCCTGAAGGCATTATGGTGGAGAGTATGCTGATTGGCATGGCGGAATACTATTCCGCCGAACTCGCCCTGAAAGTGGCGCGCGGTGAGCGCGAAAATGCCCTCCAGTGCAAGTACAACGGCGGTGTGGTGCCGCTGGGCTTCACCATCGGCAAGGAGGACAGGCTGTACCATATCGACCCGGAAACGGCTCCTATTGTGCAGGAGATCTTCAGCCGGTACGCCGACGGCGAACCGGCTGAGAAGATTGCCGCATCCCTGAACGAGCGCGGCCTGCGTACCCGCACCGGGAAGCCGTTCGTAAAGAACAGCTTCTTCCAGATCTTCCGCAACCGCCGCTACATCGGCGAATACCGCTACAAGGACATTGTGACGCCGGGCGGCATTCCGGCTATTGTTGATCAGGACTTGTTCGACCGGGTGCAGCAGCGTTTCGAGCAAAACAGGATCGCCCATGGTCGGCCTGCAAAAGAGGATGTGAGCTATCTGCTGACCACTAAGCTGTTCTGCGGCAAGTGCGGCACCCTGATGGGCGGCGAAAGCGGCACCAGCCACATGGGAAACACCTACTATTACTACAAGTGCGGCAACGCCAAACGCCACGGCAAGGCGCACTGCGACCTGAAAGCCATCCGCAAAGAGCCTCTTGAACGGTTCGTGGTGGAAACTGCTATTAAGGTGATTTTCAGCGATGAAATCATCGAACGGCTGATAGATTTGGTCATGGATGCCCAGCAGCAGGAGAACACCCGGCTGCCTGTCCTGAAAGACCAGCTCAGGGACACGGAGAAGCGGCTGGCAAACCTTCTGGAAGCCATTGAACAGGGCATCCTGACCCCGACCACCAAGCAGCGTTTGGACGAGCTGGAAGCCCGGAAAGAAGCTCTGAACACCAGCATTCTGGAAGAAGAGCTGAAAAAGCCCGTCTTGACCCGTGAGTGGATTCGGTTCTGGCTTGAAAAATTCCGCAAGGGTGACGTGGGCAGTACGGAACACCAGCGGCAGATCATTGATACCTTTGTCAACTCGGTCTACGTCTTTGATGATCGGGTCGTGCTCAACTTCAACTTCACGGACGATGCCAAGACGGTCACTCGTGAGGAAGTGTTGGGTTCGAGTGCTGTGGACAATGCTCCACCATCACCCCATGAAAAAAGACACCTCGCCATGAGGTGTCTTTTTTCATCTTCCGAACACCCATCCCGATCCCACGGCAATGCCGCTCAGGGAAGGTGCCGTTCCACAAAATCGCCGATGTCGGCAAAGACTTCGGCCCGGTTCGTCTCCACCAGAAGCTCGTGCCGGGCACCGGGGTAG
- a CDS encoding glycoside hydrolase family 10 protein codes for MSPQRRAPRRKKKIGRRRFLAGLGCAAGAYFLYRSVRNVEKTDPPAVLQPDETPNPALPSGEWRAVWVSYLEWARMDFSSEAAFRADIAALMDNCVALGLNTVLAQVRPFGDALYESSLFPWSHLCTGAQGQAPDFDPLDVLITEAHARGLSLEAWINPYRLKSSAAMPPSIGETNLMHTHPEWCCTVGEGVYLNPAIPEAAAYVVQGVAELVERYAVDGIHFDDYFYPTTEASLDAAQFAASGEKDLASWRQQNVTSLVKAAHDAVKAADPTLRFGVSPQGNPENDLATQYSDIYTWLTASGADAVVDYLCPQVYWGYGYQLQSGSTRFAFENIVPEWLGMARAGDVALYFGLGAYRIGVGDGGANADSTSQWATGSALARQTADLRSRGAQGWALYRYDSLFGPARNDLAAAECAALTAQNGKTR; via the coding sequence ATGAGCCCGCAGCGGCGCGCACCGCGCAGGAAGAAAAAGATCGGCCGCCGACGGTTCCTGGCGGGGCTGGGCTGTGCCGCCGGAGCGTATTTTCTGTACCGTTCTGTCCGGAACGTAGAAAAAACAGACCCGCCCGCAGTGCTGCAGCCGGATGAGACGCCGAACCCGGCCCTGCCCTCCGGTGAGTGGCGGGCGGTCTGGGTGAGCTATCTGGAATGGGCGCGGATGGACTTTTCGTCCGAGGCAGCGTTCCGGGCGGACATCGCCGCGCTGATGGACAACTGCGTCGCTCTGGGGCTGAACACCGTCCTCGCGCAGGTGCGGCCCTTCGGGGATGCGCTGTACGAGAGCAGCCTGTTCCCGTGGAGCCATCTCTGCACCGGTGCGCAGGGGCAGGCACCCGACTTCGACCCGCTGGATGTGCTCATCACCGAGGCACACGCGCGGGGGCTTTCGCTGGAAGCCTGGATCAACCCATACCGGCTGAAAAGCTCTGCGGCCATGCCGCCCAGCATCGGGGAGACGAATCTGATGCACACCCATCCGGAGTGGTGCTGCACGGTGGGCGAGGGGGTCTACCTGAATCCAGCCATCCCGGAGGCCGCTGCGTATGTGGTGCAGGGGGTGGCCGAGCTTGTGGAGCGCTACGCCGTGGACGGCATCCACTTCGACGATTATTTTTATCCCACGACCGAAGCCTCTCTCGACGCGGCGCAGTTCGCGGCCAGCGGTGAGAAGGATCTGGCATCCTGGCGGCAGCAGAACGTGACGAGCCTGGTCAAGGCTGCGCACGATGCCGTGAAGGCAGCAGACCCGACCCTGCGGTTCGGCGTCAGTCCGCAGGGGAATCCGGAGAACGATCTTGCCACCCAGTACAGCGACATCTACACCTGGCTGACGGCCAGCGGGGCCGACGCCGTGGTGGATTACCTCTGCCCGCAGGTGTACTGGGGCTATGGATACCAGCTGCAATCAGGCAGCACCCGCTTTGCCTTTGAGAACATCGTGCCGGAGTGGCTGGGCATGGCCCGCGCCGGGGATGTGGCGCTGTATTTCGGGCTGGGGGCCTACCGCATCGGCGTGGGTGACGGCGGGGCCAACGCCGACAGCACGAGCCAGTGGGCCACCGGTTCCGCGCTGGCCCGGCAGACGGCCGATCTGCGCAGCCGGGGCGCGCAGGGCTGGGCGCTCTACCGGTACGATTCGCTCTTCGGCCCGGCCCGGAACGACCTTGCCGCCGCCGAATGCGCGGCCCTGACGGCACAGAATGGCAAAACGCGCTGA
- a CDS encoding DMT family transporter has translation MNPQTRHSLMLMLCAMIWGTAFVAQSAGSGMGAYSFLAGRSWLAVLVLLPTVYAFDALRRRRGEPTGRPQTAADRKTLGTAGFVCGTFLLAASAAQQIGITLNPSTAKAAFLTAMYVVMVPVFGLFVGRRGSARLWLSMVIAVGGLYLLCMKNGFGGIESSDWVLLSCAVLFSFQIMSIDHFSPLVDGVRLSLVQFVVVAVESTAAAFLFETPTLAEFGTNWLPIVYCGVLSSGVGYTLQILGQKELNPAVASLIMCLESVFSALGGWLILHQNLSVREASGCVLIFAAVVLAQLPVEEWRKCRSASRK, from the coding sequence ATGAATCCACAGACCCGGCATTCCCTGATGCTGATGCTCTGCGCCATGATCTGGGGCACGGCCTTTGTGGCCCAGAGCGCAGGCTCCGGCATGGGGGCCTATTCCTTTCTGGCCGGGCGGAGCTGGCTGGCCGTGCTGGTGCTCCTGCCCACCGTTTACGCCTTTGACGCCCTTCGCCGCCGCCGGGGCGAACCCACCGGCAGGCCGCAGACCGCTGCCGACCGCAAAACGCTGGGAACAGCGGGCTTTGTCTGCGGCACCTTTCTGTTGGCGGCCAGCGCGGCCCAGCAGATCGGCATTACGCTGAACCCTTCCACGGCCAAGGCCGCGTTCCTGACGGCGATGTACGTCGTGATGGTGCCGGTGTTCGGGCTGTTCGTGGGGCGGCGGGGCAGTGCCCGGCTTTGGCTGAGCATGGTCATCGCCGTGGGCGGGCTGTATCTGCTCTGCATGAAGAACGGCTTTGGCGGCATCGAATCCAGCGACTGGGTCCTGCTCAGCTGTGCCGTGCTCTTCAGCTTCCAGATCATGTCCATCGACCACTTCTCCCCGTTGGTGGACGGCGTCCGGCTGAGTCTGGTGCAGTTCGTTGTGGTGGCGGTGGAGAGCACCGCCGCCGCCTTCCTGTTTGAGACGCCCACCCTCGCCGAGTTCGGCACCAACTGGCTGCCCATCGTCTACTGCGGTGTGCTGTCCAGCGGCGTCGGCTATACGCTGCAGATTCTGGGGCAGAAAGAGCTGAACCCCGCCGTCGCGAGCCTCATCATGTGCCTGGAAAGCGTGTTCAGCGCTCTGGGCGGCTGGCTCATCCTGCACCAGAACCTCTCGGTGCGGGAGGCCTCCGGCTGTGTGCTCATCTTTGCAGCGGTGGTGCTGGCCCAGCTGCCGGTGGAGGAGTGGCGGAAATGCCGAAGCGCAAGCCGGAAGTGA
- a CDS encoding nuclear transport factor 2 family protein, with translation MNEREKIIRLWFDMWIKKADLGIDNIFTDDVVYTESWSPKYENRKTVKHWFDEWNTRGSVLVWEIKQFFYQGNQTIVEWYFKSKMNNGNVEEFDGISLIVWTQDNKIKSLKEFGCNLHNYNPYRDSDIPVFREEKANWF, from the coding sequence ATGAACGAGAGAGAAAAAATTATCCGATTATGGTTTGATATGTGGATTAAGAAAGCAGATTTAGGAATTGACAATATTTTTACAGATGATGTTGTATATACTGAGAGTTGGAGTCCTAAATATGAAAACCGCAAAACGGTAAAGCACTGGTTTGACGAATGGAATACACGCGGAAGTGTTCTTGTCTGGGAGATTAAGCAATTTTTTTATCAAGGCAATCAAACAATCGTGGAGTGGTATTTTAAAAGCAAAATGAATAATGGAAATGTTGAAGAATTTGACGGAATATCTTTAATTGTATGGACACAGGATAACAAAATAAAATCATTAAAAGAGTTTGGTTGCAATCTTCATAATTACAATCCATATCGAGATAGTGATATTCCCGTATTTCGAGAAGAAAAAGCAAATTGGTTTTGA